One Calditrichia bacterium DNA window includes the following coding sequences:
- a CDS encoding TonB family protein, protein MKNNNLKTIIYRQLVTRFSAIFFRNDTFRSAGAMGFSVTIHIIMFALYFGLADMNVAETPPIREITFIDMTEELPAETPEIQPKPVKKIVQAAAVLPETNELPQPETGASIAAAGSDKIFLDRKRKQAPINIEKVQAVANNIVKPADLIKISPAKGIRDDEKIARPTPISLGDSQNLLASTAPVTAGIAVDGPKTPQIQLGAGTGKSNATNSGSIKIDSKPKQKDLNPDALKPDQPGTVITGALANRKIIRKIIPPFPEWAKRQGVSATVALRFTVMENGVVRENVVVVRTSGSGEWDRLVIEALKQWQFAALENSGIRLDQSGVITFQFVI, encoded by the coding sequence ATGAAAAACAACAACCTTAAAACCATCATTTACAGACAGTTGGTGACCCGGTTTTCCGCGATTTTTTTTCGGAATGACACCTTCCGCTCTGCCGGTGCGATGGGTTTTTCTGTGACGATTCACATCATCATGTTCGCGCTGTATTTCGGTTTGGCAGATATGAACGTGGCTGAAACGCCGCCGATCCGGGAAATCACATTTATCGATATGACCGAAGAATTGCCGGCAGAAACCCCGGAAATCCAACCGAAACCGGTAAAGAAAATCGTGCAGGCTGCAGCCGTTTTGCCGGAAACCAACGAGCTGCCGCAGCCGGAAACCGGCGCATCTATTGCGGCTGCCGGTTCGGATAAAATTTTTCTTGACCGGAAGCGGAAGCAGGCGCCAATCAATATCGAAAAAGTGCAAGCGGTGGCAAACAACATCGTAAAACCGGCGGATCTGATCAAGATTTCCCCGGCAAAAGGCATCCGCGATGACGAAAAAATTGCCCGTCCCACGCCGATCAGTCTGGGAGACAGCCAGAACTTGCTCGCCTCAACTGCTCCGGTAACAGCGGGCATCGCGGTTGACGGGCCCAAAACTCCGCAAATTCAACTTGGCGCGGGCACCGGAAAATCGAACGCCACAAACAGCGGAAGCATTAAAATCGATAGTAAGCCGAAACAAAAAGATTTGAATCCCGATGCGTTGAAACCGGATCAGCCGGGCACGGTTATCACGGGTGCGCTGGCCAACCGGAAAATCATCCGTAAAATTATCCCGCCGTTCCCGGAATGGGCAAAACGTCAGGGCGTTAGCGCAACTGTCGCGCTCCGCTTTACGGTGATGGAAAATGGTGTCGTGCGGGAAAATGTGGTGGTGGTTCGCACCAGCGGATCGGGTGAGTGGGATCGTCTGGTGATCGAAGCGCTAAAACAGTGGCAATTTGCCGCGCTCGAAAACAGCGGCATTCGCCTCGATCAATCCGGTGTAATAACGTTCCAATTCGTCATTTGA
- a CDS encoding MotA/TolQ/ExbB proton channel family protein has protein sequence MDLNVVETIKSSITMLILLGCSVVAVTFILERWLFFKHTTVNADSFFTSIKNALKQNDVEAAINICSNSFSPLARVVKSGLEEANKNPGAAVDMMDAIALEQRTKLEKNLNILGTLGNIAPLIGLFGTVVGIIQAFHSLSVSGSAGPSVISAGIAEALITTAGGLVVAVPAVVFYNYFLRKVNTTMLEIESVSKKVLIILGIPDNA, from the coding sequence ATGGACTTGAACGTTGTTGAAACCATAAAATCCAGTATCACGATGCTCATTTTATTGGGCTGTTCGGTGGTTGCCGTTACCTTTATTTTGGAGCGTTGGCTGTTTTTTAAACACACAACGGTGAATGCGGATTCATTTTTTACGAGCATCAAAAATGCGCTCAAACAAAATGACGTTGAAGCAGCAATAAACATTTGCAGCAACTCGTTTTCACCGCTGGCGCGGGTGGTCAAAAGCGGGCTGGAAGAGGCAAATAAAAATCCCGGCGCAGCCGTGGATATGATGGACGCCATCGCATTGGAACAACGCACCAAGCTGGAAAAAAACCTAAATATTTTGGGAACGCTGGGCAACATTGCGCCGCTGATCGGGCTGTTCGGCACGGTGGTCGGGATCATCCAGGCGTTCCACTCGCTGTCCGTTTCCGGTTCCGCCGGACCGTCGGTGATTTCTGCAGGCATCGCCGAGGCGCTGATTACCACTGCCGGCGGGCTGGTTGTCGCCGTTCCCGCGGTGGTGTTTTACAATTATTTTTTGCGAAAAGTGAACACAACCATGCTGGAAATCGAATCGGTCAGCAAAAAAGTGTTGATCATATTGGGAATCCCGGACAACGCGTGA
- a CDS encoding tetratricopeptide repeat protein, which produces MNNNRTKHRKFHIAIAVWVALLTGLAFGDEYIAWQHFQTAANSFSEGGDINTIVTLCEQAKKETRDAVLFSRISFLQSEALLNAQKYDGALKALEQIGNRDGKLPDSIREETELRRGIIFLKSGKENLAVQVFQSLHDRSAIPFIKLEASLALAWQSANRENWTQCRSLIDEIVSENPAAASDSRLSSLQARLSIAENEPQHAIDLLKNERDPLSLSLLANAYEMVENRILAVSIYKKINDQFPGSPAAAKAMLQAADVFMRGQDWLAAQSELKRFRQYFPDSRFRDAVTFRLGWVYLNLNQTDDALSEFSRESESANSACFQYMQAECFRMMGKIDPAKYQDAIRRFHTIASLNANSPIAPLAKIKAAMTELEKGDSLSAVISMRQFLSMYPKNEIVPAVNFMLAMNEEASNANKYFDRIIQSRGTGSIPEAAFFALQNEDFQRQQYQQVINRNSYLKSDAGDAELSFWERANYLLMAESAYFLKHYDLAKENYNRVLSEQPDDLSEKAQLGLTWIAFYEQGVDAAIDEFRELKNTLSNPNKSAARYGYATALFHQEKYAAALQEYPVQPDDQRLPENAALISRSAFHVAECYYRLQQYAEAIDTWERMAIDFPQSPLAPDALFQAADLYFRANYFEDADSVLTKIIRKYPGSPVAVESHLRLAQSAYNAENYDLAIKRYQQFLDKFPDHEKNTVALEGIQYSYYQLGQTDQAAETFRKVAEQSANAELAVDARYRMATNYLAEGSYEAAATEFKEILTAFPSSSYAPDAQFSLAKAFMAQEKYPDAAREFSQFIQYFPASNQLPEANFLLGVCYFNMESYLSAIDCFDAVIAGFPESGFAAHALQNAGWTAGRLNDHAQALEYFRQYLTAYPSAEDAPKIRLQMANEHMQLNQHPDAIELYTTLIRTPDGAIASEAIYHLGMLYLQQNQVDEAESIFSQSIGVGESADYYRLSSLAQLAAIYENIGKDSKAVSAYQLLVNSTSEERWVVAAEERIQALTDLKAAK; this is translated from the coding sequence ATGAACAACAATAGAACAAAACACCGGAAATTTCATATCGCAATCGCCGTTTGGGTTGCCCTGTTGACCGGGTTGGCGTTCGGCGATGAATATATTGCCTGGCAACATTTCCAGACGGCTGCCAACAGCTTTTCGGAGGGCGGCGATATCAATACCATTGTTACGCTTTGCGAACAAGCCAAAAAGGAAACCCGGGATGCCGTGCTGTTTTCACGGATATCCTTTTTGCAATCCGAAGCGTTGCTCAACGCCCAAAAATACGACGGCGCGTTGAAAGCGCTGGAACAGATTGGCAACCGCGACGGAAAACTGCCCGATTCGATCCGTGAGGAAACGGAACTGCGGCGCGGCATCATTTTTCTGAAAAGCGGGAAAGAGAATCTCGCGGTGCAGGTGTTCCAATCGCTGCACGACCGGAGCGCAATCCCGTTCATCAAACTGGAAGCATCGCTGGCGCTGGCGTGGCAATCTGCCAACCGGGAAAATTGGACGCAGTGCCGTTCGCTGATCGATGAAATTGTCAGCGAAAATCCGGCTGCCGCGAGCGATTCACGGCTGAGCTCGCTGCAGGCGCGGCTGTCCATCGCGGAAAACGAGCCGCAACACGCCATTGATTTACTGAAAAACGAACGCGACCCGCTCAGCCTTTCCCTCCTCGCCAATGCGTACGAAATGGTGGAAAACCGCATTTTGGCGGTCAGCATCTACAAAAAAATCAACGACCAGTTTCCCGGTTCGCCGGCTGCGGCAAAAGCCATGCTGCAGGCTGCGGATGTGTTCATGCGCGGGCAGGACTGGCTGGCGGCACAATCCGAACTGAAACGCTTCCGGCAATATTTTCCGGACAGCCGTTTTCGTGATGCGGTTACTTTCCGGCTGGGTTGGGTGTATCTCAATTTGAATCAGACAGACGATGCATTATCTGAATTTAGCCGCGAATCAGAATCTGCCAACAGCGCCTGTTTTCAATACATGCAGGCGGAGTGTTTCCGGATGATGGGCAAAATCGATCCCGCAAAATATCAGGATGCGATTCGGCGATTTCACACCATTGCATCGCTGAACGCCAATTCGCCCATCGCGCCGCTCGCCAAAATAAAAGCAGCAATGACCGAGTTGGAAAAAGGCGACAGCCTTAGTGCGGTCATCAGCATGCGGCAATTTTTATCGATGTATCCGAAAAACGAAATCGTTCCGGCAGTCAATTTTATGCTGGCGATGAACGAAGAGGCATCGAATGCCAACAAATATTTTGACAGAATTATCCAGTCGCGCGGCACGGGTAGCATTCCCGAAGCCGCATTTTTTGCCCTGCAGAATGAGGATTTTCAAAGACAACAATATCAACAGGTTATCAACCGAAACAGCTATCTGAAAAGCGACGCGGGTGATGCGGAATTGAGCTTTTGGGAACGGGCAAATTATTTGCTGATGGCAGAATCCGCCTATTTTCTGAAACATTACGATCTCGCCAAAGAAAATTACAACCGCGTGCTCAGCGAGCAACCGGACGATTTGTCCGAAAAAGCGCAATTGGGATTGACGTGGATTGCGTTTTACGAACAGGGTGTCGATGCCGCAATCGACGAGTTTCGCGAATTGAAAAACACGCTGAGCAACCCGAACAAATCCGCGGCGCGATACGGTTATGCCACGGCGCTGTTTCATCAGGAAAAATATGCGGCGGCGTTGCAGGAATATCCGGTGCAGCCGGATGACCAGCGTCTGCCGGAAAATGCCGCGCTGATTTCGCGATCCGCATTTCACGTTGCTGAATGCTATTACCGATTGCAGCAATATGCCGAAGCCATCGATACGTGGGAACGGATGGCCATCGATTTCCCGCAATCGCCATTAGCACCGGATGCGCTGTTTCAGGCGGCGGATCTCTATTTTCGGGCTAATTATTTTGAAGATGCGGATTCTGTGCTGACCAAAATTATCCGGAAATATCCCGGAAGCCCGGTTGCAGTGGAAAGCCATTTGCGACTCGCCCAGTCGGCGTATAACGCAGAAAATTATGATTTAGCGATCAAACGCTATCAGCAATTTTTAGATAAATTTCCCGATCACGAAAAAAACACTGTGGCGTTGGAAGGCATCCAGTACAGCTATTACCAGCTTGGGCAAACCGATCAGGCGGCGGAAACATTCCGAAAAGTTGCGGAGCAATCCGCCAATGCGGAGCTGGCGGTCGATGCGCGTTACCGGATGGCAACCAATTATCTCGCCGAAGGTTCGTACGAAGCCGCAGCAACGGAATTCAAGGAAATTTTGACTGCGTTTCCGAGTTCGTCTTACGCGCCGGATGCCCAGTTTTCGCTGGCGAAAGCGTTTATGGCACAGGAAAAATATCCGGATGCCGCACGGGAGTTCAGCCAGTTTATCCAATATTTTCCGGCGAGCAACCAGTTGCCGGAAGCAAATTTTCTGTTGGGTGTTTGCTATTTTAATATGGAAAGCTACCTGTCTGCCATCGATTGTTTTGATGCGGTGATTGCGGGTTTCCCGGAATCCGGATTTGCGGCGCACGCGTTGCAAAATGCCGGTTGGACCGCCGGACGGCTGAACGATCATGCGCAGGCGCTGGAATATTTCCGGCAGTATTTGACGGCATATCCTTCGGCAGAGGATGCACCGAAAATCCGGTTGCAAATGGCGAATGAGCATATGCAATTAAACCAGCATCCCGATGCAATTGAGCTTTACACCACATTGATCCGGACACCCGACGGAGCAATTGCCAGCGAAGCCATTTATCATTTGGGGATGTTGTATCTTCAACAAAATCAGGTAGATGAAGCCGAATCCATTTTCAGTCAATCGATCGGCGTTGGCGAATCCGCAGACTATTACCGGCTCAGTTCGCTCGCCCAGCTCGCCGCAATTTATGAAAATATCGGGAAAGACTCGAAAGCGGTATCGGCGTATCAATTGCTGGTGAACAGCACATCGGAAGAACGCTGGGTAGTTGCGGCAGAAGAACGCATTCAAGCGCTGACAGATCTGAAAGCGGCGAAATGA
- a CDS encoding biopolymer transporter ExbD produces MEEPISKVDITPLVGVALILVIVFMVTSPLMMTPVDMEINLPRAKTVEAKSESNITISYSNDGKLALNEDAIASFPALAAQLKKRVAEHPDRLVVIRADKNVTHNIVLELLGTAKKAGATRIAIATLQRNRDQV; encoded by the coding sequence ATGGAAGAGCCAATCAGCAAAGTAGATATAACCCCGTTGGTGGGCGTAGCCCTCATTTTGGTGATCGTTTTTATGGTCACATCGCCGTTGATGATGACGCCTGTCGATATGGAAATCAACCTTCCGCGCGCCAAAACCGTGGAAGCAAAATCCGAATCGAACATCACAATTTCGTATTCGAATGACGGAAAACTGGCGTTGAACGAAGACGCCATTGCCTCGTTTCCGGCGCTCGCCGCTCAACTGAAAAAGCGAGTGGCGGAACATCCGGACCGGTTGGTGGTCATCCGTGCAGACAAAAATGTGACCCATAACATCGTGCTGGAATTGCTCGGCACCGCAAAAAAAGCCGGCGCAACCCGGATTGCCATCGCAACGCTGCAACGCAACCGGGATCAGGTTTGA
- a CDS encoding sigma-54-dependent Fis family transcriptional regulator, whose product MSISPGDQIINFYNLIGKSPQMKKLYEDIKRVVHSSTVTVLILGESGTGKELIARAIHNASQQATKPFVEINCTALPESLLETELFGYEAGAFTDARKTKKGLLELADGGTFFLDEIGDMNIGLQSKLLKVLDEKAFRRVGGIRNIDLKMRIIAATNRDLVNLVQKGKFREDLYYRLNVISIRVPPLRERSQDILLLAEYYLFQFAAEHHRKIRGFSNAAKDLLLSYPWPGNVRELKNTIERVVLLSSSELISYDDLKLGEGHIVKNYPVNIRGSQKIEINFPPQGIPLDELEKAVLEKALETAEGNKAKAAKLLHITREKFRYKLKKHGIDS is encoded by the coding sequence ATGAGCATTTCCCCCGGCGATCAGATCATCAATTTTTACAACCTCATTGGCAAAAGTCCCCAAATGAAAAAGTTGTATGAGGACATCAAAAGAGTTGTGCACAGCTCCACCGTTACCGTGCTGATCTTGGGTGAAAGCGGAACCGGCAAGGAGCTGATCGCCAGGGCAATCCACAATGCCAGCCAGCAGGCTACAAAGCCTTTTGTGGAAATTAACTGCACGGCGCTGCCGGAATCGCTGCTGGAAACAGAATTGTTCGGCTACGAAGCCGGCGCATTTACTGATGCACGAAAAACTAAAAAAGGGTTGCTGGAACTGGCAGACGGCGGAACGTTTTTTCTCGATGAAATTGGGGATATGAATATCGGGTTGCAATCGAAATTGCTCAAAGTGTTGGATGAAAAAGCCTTCCGGCGGGTGGGCGGCATCCGCAATATTGACCTCAAAATGCGGATAATTGCCGCAACCAACCGCGATCTGGTAAATTTGGTTCAGAAAGGCAAATTTCGGGAGGACTTGTATTATCGGTTAAACGTGATTTCCATCCGGGTGCCGCCTTTGCGGGAACGCAGTCAGGATATTTTGTTGCTGGCAGAATATTATTTATTCCAGTTTGCGGCAGAGCATCACCGGAAAATTCGCGGATTTTCAAACGCAGCAAAAGATTTGCTGCTCAGTTACCCATGGCCGGGCAATGTTCGCGAATTGAAAAACACTATTGAGCGCGTTGTGTTACTCAGTTCATCTGAGCTTATTTCTTATGATGATTTAAAACTGGGTGAGGGGCACATCGTTAAAAATTATCCGGTCAATATTCGCGGTAGCCAAAAAATCGAGATCAACTTTCCGCCACAGGGCATTCCCCTGGACGAATTGGAAAAAGCAGTGCTCGAAAAAGCACTGGAAACAGCCGAAGGCAACAAAGCAAAAGCAGCAAAATTACTCCACATCACCAGAGAAAAATTTCGGTATAAGCTAAAAAAACATGGCATAGACAGTTAA
- a CDS encoding RNA polymerase sigma factor RpoD/SigA, with protein MSLELRGIRSNPRFSLEKYLDEISQIPLLVPAEEIELTQRIKQGDQEALHHLIRANLRFVVKVAKEYQNQGLPLTDLINEGNLGLIKAAKRFDETRGFKFISYAVWWIRQSILKALAEHSRVVRLPLNRVGLISKVNQLVRTLEQEFNRDPSYEEISQELDISVPDISEAMTSSAFHVSLDQPINRSEEGTMKEIIRNPDSKTPDGDLITDSLRQEIRRVLKSLTSREEKIIKMYFGVDYERPYTLEEIGERLKLTRERVRQIKERALIRLRHQSRSQNLRLFL; from the coding sequence ATGAGTCTGGAGCTACGTGGCATTCGTTCCAACCCCCGTTTTTCCCTGGAAAAATATTTAGATGAGATCAGTCAGATACCACTGCTCGTCCCCGCTGAAGAGATCGAACTCACTCAGCGTATTAAACAAGGCGATCAGGAAGCACTGCATCATCTCATCCGCGCAAACCTCCGGTTTGTCGTGAAAGTTGCTAAAGAGTATCAAAACCAGGGTTTACCGCTAACTGATCTGATCAATGAGGGCAACCTCGGATTGATCAAAGCTGCAAAACGGTTTGATGAAACACGCGGATTCAAATTTATTTCGTACGCAGTCTGGTGGATTCGACAATCCATTTTGAAAGCGTTAGCTGAGCATTCCAGAGTCGTTCGACTCCCCCTTAACCGGGTTGGTTTGATCAGCAAAGTGAATCAACTGGTTCGAACCCTTGAACAGGAGTTCAACCGGGATCCCTCCTACGAAGAAATCTCCCAGGAATTAGACATATCAGTCCCCGATATCTCCGAAGCGATGACCAGCAGCGCGTTTCACGTATCGCTGGATCAGCCGATCAATCGTTCAGAGGAAGGAACGATGAAGGAGATTATCCGGAACCCGGATAGCAAAACGCCGGATGGCGATTTGATTACCGATTCGCTGCGACAGGAAATTCGCAGAGTGCTGAAGTCACTCACATCCAGGGAAGAGAAAATCATCAAAATGTATTTTGGTGTCGATTATGAGCGTCCGTACACGCTCGAAGAAATTGGCGAACGCCTCAAATTAACCCGTGAACGGGTTCGCCAAATTAAGGAACGTGCATTGATTCGGTTGCGGCATCAGTCCCGCTCCCAAAATTTGCGGCTGTTCCTCTAA
- a CDS encoding biopolymer transporter ExbD, producing MKMNKQIRKNGGVTEVNLTSLVDVSLTLVIIFMVSYPLVMQSGINVATPSLGKAQTQIEETPLKAQISIRENDIVELNGTAIDPATLPDSLKSILDASAEKMVLISADSSVLHDRVVAVLDIAKQSGAVQLSIIKQK from the coding sequence ATGAAAATGAACAAACAAATCCGGAAAAACGGCGGCGTCACGGAGGTCAATCTGACATCGCTGGTGGATGTTTCGCTGACGCTGGTGATCATTTTTATGGTGTCCTATCCGCTGGTGATGCAATCAGGAATCAACGTTGCCACGCCGTCGCTGGGCAAAGCGCAAACACAAATTGAGGAAACGCCGTTGAAAGCGCAGATCAGCATCCGGGAAAATGACATCGTGGAATTGAACGGCACCGCTATCGATCCGGCAACGTTGCCCGATTCGCTAAAATCAATTCTCGATGCCAGCGCGGAAAAAATGGTGCTCATCAGCGCGGACAGCAGCGTGCTGCACGATCGCGTGGTTGCAGTGCTCGATATCGCCAAACAAAGCGGCGCGGTGCAACTATCCATTATCAAACAAAAATAA
- a CDS encoding PorV/PorQ family protein, whose protein sequence is MKKNRRFIGLIAAIAMLSFPALFAQEGAAGMPGAYLHMGIGARGQALGNAYTAMAQDGSALFWNPAGLANQNPFQIYFMHSKLFMNTSLDYVAATAPTRSYGNFGLGLIALNSGEFDQRNELNEEIGNFNLSDMAFLASWSTVAFQDIAIGINYKLVTQKMLDYSGMGHGFDIGLRKQLSPWLTTGLMLVNALAPSMTLAEESQSFARQLRVGAVAKLFEDKMSVSTEISKILGWDKTALNIGVEYQVMPMIALRGGVNNSQITMGLGLSLNQFGMDYSNKNTSELGTNQVFALNYSFGGFGVAATAYPNVFSPAGEQNVSKIKLKVNCRSDINRWNFEIVDAEGNIVRNFAQATELPEEIVWDGRNDAGQLVHDGKFFYRFAVSTVAGETHHSDGTLVSINTAGPSGSLGFDERINNPGENKNEQQ, encoded by the coding sequence ATGAAAAAAAATAGACGTTTCATCGGATTAATCGCAGCGATCGCGATGCTCAGTTTCCCTGCGTTATTTGCGCAGGAAGGTGCAGCCGGAATGCCCGGCGCCTATCTCCACATGGGGATAGGCGCACGCGGGCAGGCATTGGGAAATGCCTACACCGCAATGGCACAGGACGGCTCGGCGTTGTTCTGGAATCCGGCAGGTTTAGCCAACCAGAACCCGTTCCAGATCTATTTTATGCACTCTAAATTGTTTATGAACACCAGTTTGGATTATGTTGCGGCAACCGCCCCCACCCGCAGCTACGGCAATTTCGGGCTCGGTCTGATCGCCCTCAACTCCGGGGAATTTGATCAGCGCAACGAGCTGAACGAGGAAATCGGCAACTTCAATCTCAGCGATATGGCGTTCCTCGCGTCGTGGTCAACGGTAGCATTTCAGGATATCGCCATCGGGATCAATTACAAACTGGTTACCCAAAAAATGCTCGATTACTCGGGAATGGGTCACGGGTTTGACATCGGTTTGCGGAAGCAACTGTCGCCGTGGCTGACCACCGGTTTGATGCTGGTGAACGCACTCGCTCCGTCGATGACGCTGGCGGAAGAATCGCAAAGTTTTGCCCGCCAGCTTCGCGTTGGCGCGGTCGCCAAACTGTTCGAAGACAAAATGTCGGTGAGCACGGAAATCTCCAAAATTCTGGGATGGGATAAAACCGCGCTCAACATCGGTGTGGAATATCAGGTAATGCCGATGATTGCGTTGCGCGGCGGTGTCAACAACAGCCAGATCACCATGGGATTGGGATTATCGCTCAACCAGTTCGGGATGGATTACAGCAACAAAAACACATCGGAACTCGGCACCAATCAGGTGTTCGCGCTCAATTATTCATTTGGCGGATTTGGCGTTGCCGCAACCGCCTATCCGAACGTTTTCTCCCCGGCAGGCGAGCAGAATGTTTCAAAAATCAAGTTGAAAGTGAATTGCCGCAGCGACATCAATCGCTGGAATTTTGAGATCGTGGATGCCGAAGGCAACATCGTGCGCAACTTCGCGCAGGCAACGGAATTGCCCGAAGAAATCGTTTGGGACGGTCGCAACGATGCCGGACAACTCGTTCACGACGGCAAGTTTTTCTACCGGTTTGCGGTGAGCACTGTTGCGGGGGAAACGCACCATTCCGATGGCACGCTGGTTTCCATCAACACGGCCGGTCCTTCCGGATCACTGGGATTTGACGAACGAATCAACAACCCCGGAGAAAACAAAAATGAACAACAATAG